The following is a genomic window from Citrifermentans bemidjiense Bem.
TAGACGTTCATCAGGTGGCTGCGAAACAGCAGGTCGAACCTCCCTGCATGCGGGGAGAAGTGATCGTCGCCGTACCACCAGAACCAGTCGCTCCCCTGTGCCGCGTAGAGCGCCATGCACGCCTGCCGGGCGGCCTCGTCGCTGCTCTCCCCCCCGGCCAAAAGGGTCGCCATCTCCTGGCTTCCCTGCACCGCCGCGGCACGCGCCTTGGCGATGTAATCCCACCCCAGGTTCTCCTCGGGTTTGCCGATCCAGATGCCGTAGTCGGCGTTGATCCACGAACCCGGGTGGACGTGCTCCAATACGCGCCGCTCGCCGGTCCGCTGCAGCACCTCCGAAAACGTGGCGAGTTGCACTCCGGGGGCCTGCACCAGGGCGGCGTAGAGCCGGGAAAGGAAGGGAAACCCGTTGTCCTGGTAGTATTCCCAGGCGTTTTCGCCGTCGAGAATCACCGGCACCACGCAGGCCTGGCGGCTGCGCTGCCTGACCTCCTTCAGCCGTGCCAGGAAGTCCCCCACCGCCCTTTCGGTCTCCCATTGCGAGTAAGTGAAACCGATCAGGTCCGACAGCCCCTGGTCCCGGAAGAAAAGCGAGATCTCGCGCTCGTCCTTACTGAAGGTGTACGGGTGGTACAAGGGATCGCGTTCCCGGTCCAGCCCACCCGGCAGCGTATGGGCCAGCACCCGCTCGTCCGAGGCGGTCCAGGGAAGCCCCGTCTGCGCCATAATGCCCAACACCTCGTCGCTCACCGATCCCTCCGAGGGCCAGATCCCGGTCGGTGGAAAGCCGAAGAGCCTTTCGAAGCTGGCGATCGCGTGCAGCAGTTGGGCCCTCGCGTCCTCAGGGTAGCGGAAGGGGATGCTGGGGAGGTTCGCCTTGGGAAGGGCGACCCGCGCGATCCCCGAATCGCACAAAAGCGGCAGGATCGGGTGGAAATAAGGGGTGACAGAAAGCTCGACCTTCCCCTCTTGATGCAGCTTCTTGTAAAGGGGTATCACCCGGGAGATCAGCTCGCGCTGCGTCTCCAGGAGAAGCTTCTTGTCTTTCTGGCTGAAGTGGCTCCCCTTGCGGATCAGTTCCTTGAAGACGGGGAAGCGCCGCCTCGCCGCCTCGCCGGTCCAGGCGAGATAGAACCAGACCTGGAGGTCCAGTAGATCCTGGTCGCCGAAGGACGCAAGGCGCAGCGCCGCCGCGCCCGGGGCACCCTCCCCGGCCCGGACGAAGAGCTCCCGGTAGCGGGGGTAGGGCTCGATCATGCGCTGCCGGTTGGCGGAGAAGAAGTTTTCGAGGAGGAAGAGCCGGTCGTTATCGTCCAGCTCGGCAGGCAAGGGGCGGGCCCGCAGCAGGAAGGGATCCACCGCGCCCCCCCCGGCATAGTCGAGGATCTGCTCCAAAAGCGAGGGGACCAGGTTGAATACCACCTTGGCGCCTTCGACCGCCTCGACGATGGCGGGCATGTCGTAGTAGTCCTTCACCGCGTGCAGGTAGGCCCAAGGCAGGACGTACTCCCCCCGGACCGGATCCTTGTAGAAAGGCTGATGCATGTGCCAGAGAAACGACACGTAAAGTGGCTCCGTCATCATCACCCCTTTGCGGCGGCGCGGCGCTTGCGCCCCCCGGCCCGCAAGCCCCCCTACTGCCCCAGTTCCTTCTTCCAGTTCTCCACCTTCTGCATGTACTGCTCGAGAAGCTTCTCCGCCCGCTTCTGCTCCTTCGCCTCGGCCACCACGTGGATTACGGGCTGGTACTGGTCAGGCAGCACCAGCACCCAGTCCTGGCCGAAAGAGACCTTGATGCCATCGATGAAGCTCGCCTCCTTGTCGAGGCTGTCCTCGCTCATCTTGCGCATGATTCCCCCCTTTTTCTCCCAGACGCAGGGGACTTTTCCCTGCAAGAAGGAGCTGCGCGGCACCTCCCTAAGCACGCGCGAGAGCGGGGTGCCGACGGTGATGGAGAGTTCGATGGTCTTGGCGACGGTGAACATGCCGTCAAAGGCGGCCTGGAACTTGGGGAAGGCGAAACGCCCCCCCATCGATCCGGCCATGACCACCTCGGGGGAGATGGCCGCCTCGATCATGGAGCGCTCCATGCTCTTCGTGCGGCGCACCGAGCAGCCGTTTTCCTGCGCCATCTGCTCGATGACCGAGGGGGCCGAGACCGGGACGGCGAGAGCGCCCCTGGCGCCGCTTTTCAGCATGAGCGCGGTCATGAGGCAGAGGAGCTCCTCCGGCGCGTGGATCTTGCCGGTCTCGTCGACGAGCACTATTTCCTCGGCGGTCGGGTCGAGCCAAAAGCCCGCTCTCGCCTCCAGGGTGACCACGATCTTGGCCAATTGCTGCAGGGAGTTAGGCTTCTCGTCCACCGTTTTCGAGCCGCGCTGCTCGTCGAGATAGGTGTTGAGCCCGATCACCTCGCACCCCAGGTCGTTCAGAATCTGAGGCAGGATCTGCCCCGCCGGGGAGTGGTTGAAGTCGATCACCACCTTGGCGCCCGCCCCCCTGATGACCTGCTGGTCCAGGCCGCGGAAAAAACCCTCGCGGTAGAAGTCCATCACCTGCGGGAGTTCCGTAATCCCCCCGGGCTCCATGTAATGGGCGCGCCGGAAATTCTCCTTGTAGAAGATCCGCTCCACGTTCTTCCCCATGGAGGAGGAGAAATCGAGTCCGTCGGCATCCAGGAAGACGATTTCGGTGGTAGCGGGATCGTCTGTAGACTGGCGGAAATGCGCCCCCCCCACCTCGCCGAAGGTGCGCAGCTTGTAGCGCAGGATCGGGAGCGAAACCATCCTGATGTCGCGCACGTTGACCCCCGCCGAGAGTATCCCCCCAAGGAAGCTTCTCTTCAGCATGCGGGAGGAGAGGGTCGCGTCGCGCCCCACGAGGACATGGCTTCCCTTGGGGAGCGAGGTGCCGTAGGCGCAGCCGAGCTTGGCCACGAACTCGGGGGTCAGCTCGATGTTGGTGAGCCCCTTGATCATCTCCCCCTCGAAGAGCGACTTCTTCCAGCGCTCCCCCCAGATCAGGTTCCCGGTGACGGTGGAGCCGGACTCGATCACCTTGCGGGGCCAGATCTTCACGTCCCTTTTTATGTAGCTCTCCTCGCCTATGGAGGTGTCGTCGGCGACCACCCCCCCCTCTTCCATCGTGGTGGACGGGCCGACGCTCACGTTGTTGCAGATGACGCAGTCGGTGATTTTCGCCCCCTTCTTGATGTAGACGTTGTCCCAGATGACGGCGCGGGAGAGCTTGACCCCCGGCTCGACGGTGCAGTTGCGGCCGATCACGCTGTCCTTGATCTGGGAGCCCCCCTTGACCTGGGAGTTGTCCCCGA
Proteins encoded in this region:
- a CDS encoding glycoside hydrolase family 57 protein, whose product is MTEPLYVSFLWHMHQPFYKDPVRGEYVLPWAYLHAVKDYYDMPAIVEAVEGAKVVFNLVPSLLEQILDYAGGGAVDPFLLRARPLPAELDDNDRLFLLENFFSANRQRMIEPYPRYRELFVRAGEGAPGAAALRLASFGDQDLLDLQVWFYLAWTGEAARRRFPVFKELIRKGSHFSQKDKKLLLETQRELISRVIPLYKKLHQEGKVELSVTPYFHPILPLLCDSGIARVALPKANLPSIPFRYPEDARAQLLHAIASFERLFGFPPTGIWPSEGSVSDEVLGIMAQTGLPWTASDERVLAHTLPGGLDRERDPLYHPYTFSKDEREISLFFRDQGLSDLIGFTYSQWETERAVGDFLARLKEVRQRSRQACVVPVILDGENAWEYYQDNGFPFLSRLYAALVQAPGVQLATFSEVLQRTGERRVLEHVHPGSWINADYGIWIGKPEENLGWDYIAKARAAAVQGSQEMATLLAGGESSDEAARQACMALYAAQGSDWFWWYGDDHFSPHAGRFDLLFRSHLMNVYQLLALEVPGELRQPIKKERPAGFVRAPAGLVTPAITGVVNDYFEWLSAGLYDLTRQGGAMHAADNLLQSFYYGFDLEYLYFRIDGVQPLEKTFRPEDRLSLHLVCGGEWRLDMQLGEGEGELQVLKDGAWLGSGSIGRYCMGRSAGARVPLPPLRLEGSGTVLCYLCVTRAGTQVGRWPADAALPLVSSGPELGCEAHYNY
- a CDS encoding mannose-1-phosphate guanyltransferase; translated protein: MKAVIMAGGFGTRMQPLTCNIPKPMVPLMNRPIMLHIVELLKKYQITDLVMLLYHQPSVIKNFFRDGADLGVRITYVTPLEDMGTAGAVKCAEKYLDERFLIISGDLLTDFNLQKVIDFHDSNKALATITLTSVKDPLQFGVVITDKEKRITQFLEKPGWGEVISDTINTGIYVLEPEIFKYIPEGENFDFSQDLFPLLLKKKAQLFGFPVKGYWRDIGNTDSYREAHHDILKGKVGVKVDESRREMAGADLRLGLDVKLGEGTVVEGTVVIGDNSQVKGGSQIKDSVIGRNCTVEPGVKLSRAVIWDNVYIKKGAKITDCVICNNVSVGPSTTMEEGGVVADDTSIGEESYIKRDVKIWPRKVIESGSTVTGNLIWGERWKKSLFEGEMIKGLTNIELTPEFVAKLGCAYGTSLPKGSHVLVGRDATLSSRMLKRSFLGGILSAGVNVRDIRMVSLPILRYKLRTFGEVGGAHFRQSTDDPATTEIVFLDADGLDFSSSMGKNVERIFYKENFRRAHYMEPGGITELPQVMDFYREGFFRGLDQQVIRGAGAKVVIDFNHSPAGQILPQILNDLGCEVIGLNTYLDEQRGSKTVDEKPNSLQQLAKIVVTLEARAGFWLDPTAEEIVLVDETGKIHAPEELLCLMTALMLKSGARGALAVPVSAPSVIEQMAQENGCSVRRTKSMERSMIEAAISPEVVMAGSMGGRFAFPKFQAAFDGMFTVAKTIELSITVGTPLSRVLREVPRSSFLQGKVPCVWEKKGGIMRKMSEDSLDKEASFIDGIKVSFGQDWVLVLPDQYQPVIHVVAEAKEQKRAEKLLEQYMQKVENWKKELGQ